The Schizosaccharomyces pombe strain 972h- genome assembly, chromosome: I genome contains a region encoding:
- the sub1 gene encoding transcription coactivator PC4: protein MAGKRVIASGDKASSKKPKTEKQSDHELHWALNETEKKRITLSEFRGTRYVHIREYYEKDGDMLPGKKGIALNINEWKKLKQLIHEVDDSLGLVDSGSDSEDEIKEKAENNASLKNDEDDLNTKTENKTDDSSVEN from the exons ATGGCTGGAAAACGAGTGATAGCTTCGGGAGACAAAGCATCCAGCAAAAAGCCTAAAACAGAGAAGCAATCCGATCATGAATTGCACTGGGCA TTGAATGAAacggaaaagaaaagaataacTTTGTCAGAATTCCGTGGTACTAGATATGTTCATATTCGGGAAtattatgaaaaagatgGTGACATGCTACCAGGAAAAAAGGGGATTGCTCTCAACATAAATgaatggaaaaaattgaaacaacTTATTCACGAGGTAGATGATTCTTTAGGATTAGTCGATAGCGGCTCGGATTCGGAAGATGagattaaagaaaaagctgAAAACAACGCAtccttaaaaaatgatgaagacGACTTAAATACCAAAACAGAGAACAAAACTGACGACTCTTCGgttgaaaattaa
- a CDS encoding Pep5/Vps11-like zinc finger domain-containing protein, with amino-acid sequence MNINEWEKFSLFQWQECPSIKILHDSVGNKISCIGKSTKRIAIGTLDGRIVILNSRLQLIRDFYACEQGIVQQIYITADQSALCCVVLDKQNFVYLQFWSLNPSKKTNSNSPLCLYEHRLYGIPNPPFPATSLYVSIDIKTVVCGFANGLVIRVEGDFVRDLGSRQDIILREKDSITNLILYSPKKLFVSTTTQVMVYKIKNNTKKVISNHGIPLFCSIQYQGKYIMCAGGSFLSVYTTPDMQLQNTYCVDGTFELLFSSFGLVFVVYTRKNGENGLENNSSIREIKALDVEKRYVLYESLLEQSYDNIFFNSFDCIFFSSTKVPCQLIRLPSDFVLCKMKGKKEHKDAFKIANYLGSPEDTIRECALAAAGECRQQLNFQDATYYYIEAIPFSDSAEIIKFYLEKKLIKELTSYLEALSAKGFAFSHEISTLIYLYIKLRKLDKLTEYVSGCPTEISLPILRKYKCLDQMELLGTIRKLPNVCMEVYQEKGDVEKAFNHLQVCNLPELLRTSNSFGIWLFNSDPMRFMKEAIRNIEILNSQGKDKELSNILKIVYLGIFSQNVQIQLIFLDELLKSKKSENVLKFIYTRKLYALMQKELQHSNPQNELDALQIIHDSQGLLDYESSILCLQAVSWKQVTDLLYSHLSLKEGQDDSLIQQIISDPETVKTLSETYSSEDALHVLKFFVRERSITNKYEDILYKILEACFMQFRIPIQHVLNILVKDGTLNFCFLKPLLLKWMNDYETRIHQNDDEIQVIKNDIEKKRQLLGTIQDSEKVCDNCEGLLDVPFVSYSCLHLVHRDCATETVCPKCKAGYLDKKNSHDQKKTSTFSELFHDFESIDSVML; translated from the exons ATGAATATAAACGAG TGGGAGAAGTTTTCACTTTTCCAATGGCAAGAATGTCCAAGTATCAAAATACTGCATGATTCAGTG GGAAATAAAATCAGTTGCATTGGAAAAAGTACAAAGAGAATTGCAATTGGCACGTTGGATGGACGAATCGTTATTTTGAACTCTCGTTTGCAACTCATTCGTGATTTTTACGCTTGCGAACAAGGCATTGTCCAACAAATCTACATAACTGCAGATCAATCGGCTTTATGCTGTGTTGTT CTTGATAAGCAAaactttgtttatttacaattttggTCCTTGAATCCatctaaaaaaacaaactcaAACTCACCTTTATGTCTTTACGAGCATCGACTATATGGAATTCCGAATCCACCTTTTCCTGCAACTTCACTGTATGTTTCGATTGATATTAAAACCGTGGTTTGTGGATTTGCAAATGGATTGGTTATACGCGTTGAAGGTGATTTTGTAAGAGATTTGGGATCAAGACAAGATATTATACtaagagaaaaagattcTATAACAAATCTTATCTTATATTCACCTAAAAAACTATTTGTTTCTACCACGACTCAGGTTATGGTTTataagataaaaaataacaccAAAAAGGTCATTTCCAATCATGGTATACCTTTATTTTGTTCAATTCAGTATCAAGGAAAGTATATCATGTGCGCTGGTGGCTCCTTTCTTTCTGTTTATACCACTCCTGATATGCAGTTACAAAACACATACTGTGTCGATGGTACATTTGAACTCCTATTTTCTAGTTTTGGGCTTGTTTTTGTGGTATACACTAGAAAAAATGGTGAAAACGGACTGGAAAACAATTCATCTATACGCGAAATCAAAGCATTGGACGTAGAGAAACGCTATGTTCTATATGAAAGTTTACTTGAACAGAGCTatgataatatttttttcaattcttttgattgtatatttttttcttcgaCTAAAGTTCCTTGTCAATTAATACGTCTTCCATCTGACTTTGTTTTATGCAAAATGaagggaaaaaaagagcatAAGGATGCATTTAAAATTGCTAATTACCTGGGTTCTCCTGAAGATACAATTCGCGAATGTGCTCTTGCAGCTGCTGGCGAATGTCGCCAGCAATTAAACTTTCAAGACGCTACGTATTATTATATTGAAGCTATACCGTTTTCTGATTCAGCAGagataattaaattttacttggaaaaaaaattaattaaagaattgacTTCTTATTTGGAAGCACTTTCTGCTAAGGGGTTCGCGTTTTCGCATGAAATATCAACGTTAATATACTTGTATATCAAGCTTAGAAAATTGGACAAGCTTACCGAATATGTAAGCGGTTGCCCTactgaaatttctttgccAATTTTAAGGAAATACAAGTGCTTAGATCAAATGGAGCTGCTAGGAACTATTCGAAAACTCCCAAATGTATGCATGGAAGTTTATCAAGAGAAAGGTGATGTTGAAAAGGCGTTTAATCACCTTCAAGTTTGTAATTTACCGGAATTGTTGCGAACATCTAACTCATTTGGTATTTGGTTATTTAATTCGGATCCGATGAGGTTTATGAAAGAAGCGATAAGAAATATCGAAATTCTAAATTCCCAAGGCAAAGATAAGGAGTTGTCAAATATTCTTAAAATCGTGTATTTAGGAATTTTCAGTCAAAACGTACAGATAcaattaatatttcttgatgaacttttgaaaagcaagaaaTCAGAAAATGTACTAAAATTCATTTACACACGGAAACTATATGCATTAATGCAAAAAGAGCTACAACACTCTAACCCCCAAAATGAATTAGATGCACTTCAAATTATTCATGATAGTCAAGGCCTTTTAGACTACGAATCGTCCATTCTTTGTTTGCAGGCGGTCTCTTGGAAACAAGTGACAGACTTACTGTATTCTCATTTATCTCTTAAGGAAGGTCAAGATGATTCCTTAATTCAGCAAATAATCAGTGATCCTGAAACCGTAAAAACCCTTAGTGAAACGTATAGCAGCGAAGACGCCCTTCATGTTCTCAAATTCTTTGTTCGTGAACGATCTATAACTAACAAGTACGaagatattttatataagATTTTGGAGGCTTGTTTTATGCAATTTCGTATCCCCATTCAACATGTTTTGAATATTCTGGTGAAAGACGGCACGTTGaacttttgctttcttAAGCCTTTACTTCTTAAATGGATGAATGATTATGAAACTCGCATCCATcaaaatgatgatgaaatCCAggtaattaaaaatgacatagaaaaaaaaaggcagCTTTTGGGAACTATACAAGATTCAGAAAAAGTTTGCGACAACTGTGAAGGTCTCTTAGATGTTCCTTTTGTTAGTTACAGTTGTCTACATTTAGTACACCGTGATTGTGCTACTGAAACTGTATGTCCAAAATGCAAGGCGGGTTATTTggataaaaagaattcacATGATCAGAAAAAAACGTCTACGTTTTCTGAGTTATTTCACGATTTTGAATCTATTGATTCAGTTATGTTGTAA
- the rho4 gene encoding Rho family GTPase Rho4 has protein sequence MSAFKKSGSKSETSKKLVVVGDGGCGKTCLLIVFSSGTFPERYVPTVFENYITDITYGPNSKVIELALWDTAGQEEYDRLRPLSYPNSNVILLCFSIDCPASLNNVTEKWYPEVQHFCPRTPIVLVGLKADLRKDRNATEVLRTQGLTPVTYQQAQSVALSMNAPYVECSAKENTGVNEVFQLAVGLTIKKSFSFSKKSCVIL, from the exons ATGTCTGCTTTCAAAAAGAGTGGATCCAAGTCAG AGACTTCAAAGAAACTTGTGGTCGTAGGAGATGGCGGTTGTG GAAAGACATGTCTTTTAATTGTATTCTCAAGCGGAACTTTTCCCGAG AGATATGTGCCTACAgtgtttgaaaattatatCACCGATATAACATATGGACCGAACAGCAAAGTTATTGAACTTGCTTTGTGGGATACTGCTGGTCAGGAGGAATATGATCGTTTACGTCCTCTAAGTTACCCGAATAGCAACGTTATTTTGTTGTGTTTCTCAATTGATTGTCCGGCTTCTCTGAATAACGTTACGGAGAAG tGGTATCCTGAAGTTCAACACTTTTGCCCTAGAACTCCCATCGTTCTCGTCGGGCTAAAAGCGGATTTACGCAAAGATAGGAATGCTACTGAAGTACTAAGAACCCAGGGTTTAACACCAGTAACCTACCAACAA GCTCAATCCGTTGCTTTATCAATGAACGCTCCATATGTCGAATGCTCTGCCAAAGAAAACACTGGTGTAAATGAAGTTTTTCAACTTGCTGTTGGCCTcactataaaaaaatcattttcgttttctAAAAAGTCTTGCGTGATTTTATAA
- the dad1 gene encoding DASH complex subunit Dad1, which yields MSSENMDITENIQNEQNKDFDDIDFERRRRLLTLQISKSMNEVVNLMSALNKNLESINGVGKEFENVASLWKEFQNSVLQKKDREMLDAP from the coding sequence ATGTCCTCAGAAAATATGGATATTACTGAAAACATACAAAATGagcaaaataaagattttgatgatatagattttgaaagaaggCGTCGTCTTTTGACCTtacaaatttcaaaaagtatGAATGAAGTTGTGAATCTTATGTCAGctctaaataaaaatcttgAAAGCATTAACGGTGTTGGAAaggaatttgaaaatgtcGCGTCTCTTTGGAAGGAGTTTCAAAATTCAGTGTTACAGAAGAAAGATCGTGAAATGCTAGATGCACCTTGA
- the nse2 gene encoding Smc5-6 complex non-SMC SUMO ligase subunit Nse2, whose amino-acid sequence MSEAQLKTSLEALSQNLLPGNQNHCSFDFQLKEIDDSIKQVIKCALVAAEIKNNECLDMLDSGIRELLDAKQRLLLMQQSVDTLANKTSENISDFENKSLLDIYTQIFKELIQEYEEKSDYGKYGTQGEYIEFKKTIWHEQNTDGSDFPSMKTFFNVMNTEEQEADEVMVYSATFDNRCPLTLQPIVHPILSTACNHFYEKDAILSLLNPTCVCPVVGCEARLQRSLLKEDEILERRLRRAQEISNLKEA is encoded by the exons ATGAGTGAAGCacaattaaaaacttcCTTGGAGGCTTTAagtcaaaatttattaccTGGAAACCAAAATCATTGCAGTTTCGACTTCCAATTGAAGGAAATTGACGATTCAATTAAACAGGTGATAAAATGTGCTCTAGTTGCTGCTgagataaaaaataatgag TGTTTGGACATGCTTGATAGCGGGATCCGAGAGCTGTTGGATGCAAAGCAGAGATTGTTATTGATGCAGCAATCGGTGGATACATTGGCTAACAAAACCAGTGAAAATATAAGTGATTTTGAA AATAAAAGTTTGTTGGATATTTATacacaaatttttaaggaACTCATTCAAGAATACGAAGAAAAATCCGACTATGGTAAATATGGCACACAAGGAGAATacattgaatttaaaaaaaccatATGGCATGAGCAAAATACAGACGGTTCTGACTTTCCTTCtatgaaaacattttttaatgtcaTGAACACTGAAGAACAGGAAGCAGATGAAGTGATGGTATATTCAGCTACCTTTGATAACAGATGCCCTTTAACTTTACAACCAATTGTTCACCCAATATTATCGACAGCCTgtaatcatttttatgaaaaagatgCTATTTTGTCTCTGTTAAATCCAACTTGTGTATGCCCTGTTGTAGGATGTGAAGCTCGTTTACAAAGGTCTTTACTTAAGGAAGATGAGATTCTTGAACGCAGATTACGCCGCGCTCAGGAAATaagtaatttaaaagaagctTAG
- the taz1 gene encoding telomere length regulator gives MISVQSTETIQKVLENEGDQQFDKEVVQNSDSNIETGQISDSLTKAVEERAETESSSNLSNFTTSESESSKPAYCFNSHSQNMAEGSISIPVISHSMNVENEVSTAEGQDSRTGESENDQNAMIVRSIWDIEKASLLVNDCQNIANMAEQKVMMVSAIFSESSKDIVNPESFSERLGKETVKDLYEFNEQLTTKYGLEFRTIFFSYIRKYDAYWCLFEDLEKPLKSIQFFTGLIDLLDNTNKHLTLRSIVLDALLSADEEDSFYGDALVLFEELVIRYFGTDSNPSIDASEFILSCLPYTSLDALNVVCGQVWKSQKICDFLKSTIGNTSNSPLQLRASFPAFVNAVIHFLLEFKNVRRLERKDLSVKGMLYDSDSQQILNRLRERVSGSTAQSADEASGHESDASEDTFSERTLGLNSIDNTEISEVVSLGLVSSALDKITGLLSADNLSETVSQARDFSHTLSKSLKSRAKSLSQKEAANRSKLIAKRGDNLRREASLSSEQDDLSEDFPPVRESDEQESRSGGRSSAMRVSIERSAARSGTRRSQGNPYEGYRTRRKWTDEEENELYEMISQHGCCWSKIIHIQKLENGPLKTFGPTQIKDKARLIKARFMKQNRLQELYSKSLNWKNVTVGQAYCELHKIPYIEATPPLLREELVNYQS, from the coding sequence ATGATAAGCGTGCAAAGTACAGAAACGATTCAGAAAGTCTTAGAAAATGAAGGTGACCAGCAATTTGATAAAGAGGTAGTACAAAACTCAGACTCAAATATTGAAACAGGTCAAATCTCTGATTCGTTAACTAAAGCTGTTGAGGAAAGAGCTGAAACGGAGAGTTCATCTAATTTATCGAATTTTACAACTAGTGAGAGTGAAAGTTCTAAGCCGGcatattgttttaattcCCATTCTCAAAACATGGCTGAAGGTTCGATCTCTATTCCAGTAATTAGCCATTCAATGAATGTAGAAAACGAAGTCTCGACTGCAGAGGGACAAGACTCAAGGACGGGGGAAAGTGAAAATGACCAGAATGCTATGATAGTTCGATCGATATGGGACATTGAAAAGGCGTCTTTGCTCGTTAACGATTGCCAAAATATAGCAAACATGGCTGAACAAAAGGTCATGATGGTTTCTGCAATTTTTAGCGAAAGTTCAAAAGATATTGTTAACCCTGAGAGCTTCTCAGAACGTCTAGGGAAGGAAACTGTAAAAGATCTTTATGAATTTAACGAACAACTCACTACCAAATATGGACTGGAGTTTCGCACTATATTTTTCTCCTATATACGAAAATATGATGCTTATTGGTGTTTATTTGAAGACTTGGAAAAACCTTTAAAAtctattcaattttttacagGCTTGATTGATCTCCTAGATAATACCAACAAACACCTTACTTTGAGATCTATAGTACTAGACGCACTTTTATCTGCTGATGAAGAAGACTCTTTTTATGGAGATGCCTTGGTTCTATTTGAGGAATTGGTGATTAGATACTTTGGTACCGATTCAAATCCTTCTATTGACGCAAgtgaatttattttgtcatGTCTTCCTTATACATCTTTAGATGCCTTAAACGTAGTTTGTGGGCAAGTATGGAAAAGCCAAAAGATTTGTGACTTTCTAAAATCTACGATTGGTAATACTTCTAATTCTCCTCTACAGCTACGGGCCTCGTTTCCAGCGTTTGTCAATGCAGTcatacattttttactagaatttaaaaacgtCCGTCGCTTAGAAAGAAAGGACCTTAGCGTGAAAGGGATGCTGTACGACTCTGATAGCCAACAGATCTTAAACAGGCTTCGTGAGCGAGTTTCTGGTTCGACCGCACAGTCAGCAGACGAAGCCAGTGGTCATGAGAGTGACGCGTCCGAGGATACTTTTTCTGAAAGAACCCTAGGTTTGAACTCAATAGATAATACGGAAATATCAGAAGTGGTATCCTTAGGTTTAGTTTCATCTGCTCTTGATAAAATCACTGGCTTATTGAGTGCTGATAATTTATCAGAAACGGTTTCTCAAGCCAGAGATTTCTCCCATACCCTATCAAAGTCTCTAAAAAGCAGAGCTAAGTCCCTTTCTCAAAAGGAAGCTGCAAACCGCAGTAAGCTGATTGCGAAGAGGGGTGATAATCTGAGAAGAGAAGCTTCTTTGAGTAGTGAACAGGATGATTTAAGTGAAGATTTTCCGCCTGTACGTGAATCAGACGAGCAAGAATCTCGATCTGGTGGTAGAAGTTCGGCAATGAGAGTGTCCATTGAAAGATCTGCTGCTCGTTCGGGTACACGCAGGTCGCAAGGAAACCCATATGAAGGATATCGAACTCGTAGAAAATGGACAGATGAAGAGGAGAATGAGCTTTACGAAATGATTTCTCAGCATGGCTGTTGTTGGTCTAAAATCATTCACATACAGAAACTTGAAAATGGTCcgttaaaaacttttggaCCAACACAGATAAAAGACAAGGCCAGACTTATCAAAGCAAGGTTTATGAAGCAGAATCGTCTTCAAGAATTATATTCAAAGTCAttaaattggaaaaatgtTACTGTGGGCCAGGCCTATTGTGAACTTCATAAAATACCTTACATAGAGGCAACTCCGCCACTTTTACGGGAAGAGCTTGTTAATTATCAATCTTAA
- the mug74 gene encoding protein mug74, with translation MKKHKSSIKCFKIDQISQQPETDLVFTKRSECKVKDELFSDKENSILCKQLKELDLVVSSNKEFLNEKTSDQISFLKPRETVVEKKLANGSIWPNETSHLDKSRDLSSHSNGLDALAMTPYIVKENNKTHLSPRGNYPSEAEKSCDFYGQPLHFYRENTSPCLYGSSLSNVFTEKSSDYRHGLGSPTSLVSSNTASKLHLGRKDIVKLSELRNCINSSKDSNQIQELENLLRKEKQRNTEHEKIIRRMKKELKELHSQFNFAKKLFISALSANQDILDKMNDEFN, from the exons ATGAAGAAACATAAGTCCTCAATTAAGTGTTTTAAGATTGACCAAATATCTCAACAACCTGAAACCGATTTGGTTTTTACTAAAAGGTCGGAATGCAAAGTAAAAGATGAGCTATTTTCAGATAAGGAAAACTCAATCTTATGTAAACAGTTGAAGGAATTAGATTTAGTTGTTTCTTCAAACAAAGAGTTTCTAAACGAAAAGACATCGGATCaaatttcgtttttgaAACCAAGAGAAACAgtagttgaaaaaaaattagcaaatGGGAGTATTTGGCCTAATGAAACTTCCCATTTAGATAAATCTAGGGACCTCTCGAGCCATTCAAATGGGCTAGATGCCCTGGCGATGACACCGTATATTGTCAAGGAAAACAACAAGACTCATTTATCGCCAAGGGGGAACTATCCTTCAGAAGCTGAAAAAAGTTGTGATTTCTATGGTCAACCATTACATTTTTATAGGGAAAATACGTCCCCTTGCTTGTATGGTTCTTCACTATCTAATGTTTTCACAGAAAAATCGAGTGATTATAGACATGGATTAGGATCACCTACCTCTCTAGTGTCGTCAAACACTGCATCTAAACTACATTTGGGTCGCAAAGACATCGTCAAATTGTCGGAATTAAGGAATTGTATAAATTCATCGAAA GACTCTAATCAAATTCAGGAACTAGAAAATTTACTgcgaaaagaaaagcaacgGAATACTGaacatgaaaaaataattaggAGGATGAAAAAAGAGTTGAAAGAACTGCATTCTCAGTTTAATTTTGCGAAGAAATTATTCATAAGTGCTCTATCTGCGAATCAAGACATTTTGGATAAAATGAATGACGAGTTTAATTAA